In Flavobacteriales bacterium, the following proteins share a genomic window:
- the gldL gene encoding gliding motility protein GldL yields MAKLYGFGAAVVIVGAMFKIMHWPGAGAMLVIGLSTEAIIFIFSAFEPIHEDPKWELVYPELALGHMDDEHEHGAQHHKVEKKGSVTEELDKMLEEAKIEPELIQSLGTGLRSLTDATHKIGDVSNASIATNEYIDSLKGASQKVEKLSESYVKASESLMGLTSTQAEGQSFGEQMQKLSTNLSALNNIYEMQLKGSSSHLESTQKLYSGINELMQNLHDSLDDTKKYKENMSDLARNLSALNTIYGNMLAAMNINTGARG; encoded by the coding sequence ATGGCCAAGCTGTACGGATTTGGTGCAGCCGTGGTAATCGTTGGAGCGATGTTTAAAATTATGCACTGGCCGGGTGCTGGAGCGATGCTTGTAATCGGTCTGTCGACTGAGGCAATTATCTTTATCTTCTCGGCGTTTGAACCGATTCATGAAGATCCGAAGTGGGAACTTGTTTACCCTGAACTCGCATTAGGTCACATGGACGACGAACATGAGCATGGTGCACAACATCACAAAGTGGAGAAAAAAGGATCGGTAACTGAAGAGCTCGACAAGATGCTTGAAGAAGCCAAAATTGAACCTGAATTGATCCAAAGCCTTGGAACAGGATTACGTTCATTAACGGATGCAACACACAAAATTGGTGACGTATCTAACGCATCTATTGCAACAAATGAATACATCGATAGCCTGAAAGGTGCTTCTCAAAAAGTTGAAAAACTTTCTGAATCGTATGTAAAAGCATCTGAATCATTAATGGGTCTTACCAGCACACAAGCTGAAGGACAATCATTCGGTGAGCAAATGCAAAAACTTTCTACTAATCTTTCTGCATTGAACAACATTTACGAAATGCAATTGAAAGGTTCATCTTCTCATCTTGAGTCAACTCAGAAATTGTATTCCGGTATCAATGAATTAATGCAAAATCTGCACGATTCATTAGATGATACTAAGAAGTACAAAGAGAACATGTCCGACCTTGCTCGTAACTTGTCTGCTCTGAATACTATTTACGGCAACATGCTTGCTGCCATGAACATCAATACAGGAGCTCGCGGTTAA
- a CDS encoding SUMF1/EgtB/PvdO family nonheme iron enzyme, whose translation MKKLLFYSAIVVTLFSCSQGNNGELVGVIPRPAWYQNTPYGMLYIPAGSYNMGASDQDVPWAHTNRTKTVSIQAFYMDQTEISNNEYRQFVYYVRDSIARRKLSEDFPDEFLNPRYDDEMNELDQSEWDLNWSTRLRYFDEDYMPLLSEMYLPDHERYYRRKEFDVRKLLFEYYWIDLQAAAKKGRYNIKENPEDPEHRTLSNPEDPITKEPVGRDLDLGYRNKKGQNNAIRGHTDRSRFIIKEIINVYPDTLCWISDFTYSFNDPMTNMYFWHPAYDEYPVVGVTWVQAKAFCVWRTQLLNSWLESNGDFYVQDFRLPTEAEWEYAARGGLDLSPYPWGGPYIRNAHGCFLGNFKPMRGRYMEDGGFHTVKITSYHPNDYGLYCMSGNVSEWCETAYDESVYEFAHDLNTEYRYDALDHDPPSMKRKVIRGGSWKDIAYYLQTGSRSFEYQDSAKSYVGFRCVMTYLGRGGPNQDEEAK comes from the coding sequence ATGAAAAAGTTGTTGTTCTATTCAGCAATTGTAGTTACGCTGTTTTCTTGTTCACAAGGGAACAACGGAGAGCTCGTAGGAGTTATCCCGCGTCCAGCTTGGTATCAGAATACACCGTACGGAATGTTGTATATCCCGGCGGGATCATACAATATGGGAGCCAGTGATCAGGATGTGCCTTGGGCGCATACCAATCGCACGAAAACTGTTTCGATTCAGGCTTTCTATATGGATCAAACTGAGATCTCGAATAATGAGTATCGCCAGTTTGTTTACTATGTACGAGATTCAATCGCTCGTCGTAAATTATCAGAAGATTTCCCAGATGAATTCCTCAATCCTCGTTATGATGACGAAATGAATGAATTGGATCAAAGTGAATGGGATTTAAATTGGTCCACTCGTCTTCGTTATTTCGATGAGGACTACATGCCGCTTTTGTCCGAAATGTATCTACCGGATCATGAACGCTACTATCGCCGTAAAGAATTCGATGTGCGTAAATTGTTGTTCGAATACTATTGGATCGACCTTCAGGCAGCTGCTAAAAAGGGACGTTACAATATTAAAGAGAACCCGGAAGATCCGGAGCACCGTACACTTTCCAACCCGGAAGATCCCATTACCAAAGAACCGGTTGGTCGTGACTTAGATTTGGGTTACCGCAACAAAAAGGGGCAAAACAATGCTATCCGTGGTCATACCGATCGTTCACGCTTTATCATTAAAGAAATCATCAACGTTTATCCTGATACATTGTGCTGGATTAGCGACTTTACCTATTCATTCAACGACCCGATGACCAATATGTATTTCTGGCATCCGGCTTATGATGAGTATCCGGTAGTAGGAGTTACCTGGGTTCAGGCAAAAGCATTCTGTGTTTGGAGAACCCAATTATTGAACTCTTGGTTAGAAAGCAATGGCGATTTCTATGTTCAGGACTTCCGTTTACCAACAGAAGCTGAATGGGAATATGCTGCACGTGGTGGTCTGGATTTAAGTCCTTACCCATGGGGAGGTCCTTACATCCGTAACGCACACGGGTGTTTCTTAGGAAACTTTAAACCAATGCGTGGTCGCTATATGGAAGATGGTGGTTTCCACACCGTGAAAATCACTTCTTACCATCCTAATGATTATGGTCTGTACTGTATGTCCGGAAACGTATCTGAGTGGTGCGAAACAGCCTATGATGAGTCGGTTTACGAATTCGCTCACGATTTAAATACAGAGTATCGATATGATGCATTAGACCATGATCCGCCAAGTATGAAACGTAAGGTAATTCGTGGTGGTTCTTGGAAAGACATCGCTTATTATCTGCAAACCGGTAGCCGTTCATTCGAATACCAGGATTCGGCTAAATCATACGTAGGATTCCGTTGTGTTATGACTTATCTCGGTCGTGGCGGTCCTAACCAGGATGAGGAGGCAAAATAA
- a CDS encoding type IX secretion system membrane protein PorP/SprF, giving the protein MRKILLSAACLFTGMVSYAQQDYQFSQYMFDRLSINPAYAGIDNKICATGFFRQQWAGFTGAPSTFLFNAHGPVKMLHGGLGLSLYSDKIGFFNNFSARLNYSFHQPVKGGILGGGISIGFMNVSLNPQWVAITDPSLDNAIPNNGASYSQGSYDIGLGVYYKANDWYAGLSATHLTETDLKNLNVKNVRHYYLMGGYDWTLPSNADFMIRPSMRLESDATSTQVDINANVLWRNMFWGGLSYRIKDAIVPMLGYQQAIGDPKKMPGMIKIGYSYDVTTSEIKNYSKGSHEFMVSYCFNVVPVPTLQKSKTVRFL; this is encoded by the coding sequence ATGAGGAAAATTTTACTCTCTGCAGCATGCTTGTTCACAGGAATGGTTTCCTATGCACAGCAGGACTATCAGTTCTCGCAGTATATGTTTGATCGTTTATCGATCAATCCGGCTTATGCAGGAATTGACAACAAAATCTGTGCTACCGGGTTTTTCCGTCAGCAATGGGCAGGTTTTACCGGTGCGCCTTCAACATTTTTATTTAATGCTCATGGTCCGGTTAAAATGCTTCACGGTGGTTTAGGTTTATCTTTATACAGCGATAAAATCGGATTTTTCAATAATTTCTCGGCTCGGTTAAATTATTCTTTTCACCAGCCAGTTAAGGGAGGTATTCTTGGTGGAGGTATTTCCATTGGGTTTATGAATGTTTCCTTAAACCCACAATGGGTAGCTATAACCGATCCGTCTTTAGATAATGCCATTCCTAATAATGGAGCCAGCTACAGCCAAGGTTCTTATGATATTGGATTAGGGGTTTATTATAAAGCCAACGATTGGTATGCCGGTTTATCAGCAACCCATTTAACGGAAACTGATCTTAAGAATCTGAACGTAAAAAATGTTCGTCACTACTACCTCATGGGGGGATATGATTGGACACTGCCTTCAAATGCAGATTTTATGATTCGCCCATCTATGCGTTTGGAATCTGATGCTACTTCAACTCAGGTTGACATCAACGCGAATGTCCTTTGGAGAAATATGTTCTGGGGAGGTCTGAGCTACCGTATTAAAGATGCAATTGTACCTATGTTAGGATATCAACAAGCCATTGGCGATCCGAAAAAAATGCCAGGTATGATTAAAATTGGTTACTCATACGATGTAACCACCAGCGAGATTAAGAATTATAGTAAAGGAAGTCATGAATTTATGGTGAGTTACTGCTTTAATGTGGTGCCTGTTCCAACACTTCAGAAGTCCAAAACTGTAAGATTTTTATAA
- a CDS encoding formimidoylglutamase, giving the protein MKDISIFFEPGFIPESIPEENLLNDTLAKSVDYHNASGFPSLEGIEIAIIGVHEERLAYNNQGCASGADQVRKYLYALALSGYQPKIADLGNIKAGATIEDTWYALSQSLAFLIRRNIFPIIIGGSQDLTYANYLAYEKLEQTVNMVTIDSRLDLGAIEEEISSRTYLGKIILHQPNYLFNYCNIALQTHFSDAKTLDLMDKLYFDNFRLGEIRKDITQTEPLIRNADVLSFDIGALRFSEAPGNGNASPNGLFGEEACQMCRYAGMSDKLTSAGFYELNPKLDSRGQTSHLVAQMIWYLMDGYYNRKKDYPIGDKALFTKYRVAGVNTDHEIIFYKSNRSDRWWMDVPYPPDKRLKFERHHMVPCSYADYQTASEGEMPDLWWKTYQKLS; this is encoded by the coding sequence ATGAAGGATATTTCAATCTTCTTTGAGCCGGGTTTTATACCCGAATCAATTCCGGAAGAAAATTTATTAAACGATACGCTTGCCAAGAGTGTCGATTATCACAATGCTTCCGGTTTTCCATCTTTGGAAGGGATTGAAATTGCCATCATAGGAGTTCATGAAGAGCGTTTGGCTTATAACAACCAGGGTTGTGCTTCAGGTGCAGATCAGGTACGGAAATATTTATACGCATTAGCCTTGTCGGGTTACCAACCCAAAATTGCTGATCTCGGAAATATAAAAGCAGGAGCCACCATTGAAGATACCTGGTATGCTTTATCGCAATCCCTCGCATTTTTAATTCGGCGAAATATTTTTCCAATCATCATAGGTGGGAGTCAGGATTTGACCTACGCCAATTATCTTGCCTATGAAAAACTGGAGCAGACGGTAAATATGGTCACCATCGATTCACGATTGGATTTAGGTGCCATTGAGGAAGAAATTTCATCCCGAACCTATTTGGGAAAAATCATTTTACACCAACCGAATTATTTATTCAATTACTGTAATATCGCTTTGCAAACTCATTTTTCGGATGCAAAGACGCTGGATCTGATGGATAAATTGTATTTCGATAATTTTCGTCTTGGCGAAATCCGTAAGGACATCACCCAAACGGAACCCTTAATTAGAAATGCAGACGTGTTGAGTTTCGATATCGGCGCACTCAGGTTTTCGGAAGCGCCCGGAAATGGTAATGCAAGCCCCAACGGATTATTTGGAGAGGAAGCTTGCCAAATGTGCCGCTATGCCGGAATGAGTGATAAACTGACTTCAGCCGGTTTTTACGAATTAAATCCTAAACTCGATAGCAGGGGACAAACTTCACATTTGGTAGCCCAGATGATTTGGTACCTTATGGATGGTTACTATAACCGTAAAAAAGACTATCCGATAGGGGATAAAGCCTTGTTTACAAAATACCGGGTTGCCGGGGTTAACACCGACCACGAGATTATTTTTTATAAAAGTAACCGTTCAGACCGCTGGTGGATGGACGTTCCATACCCGCCCGACAAACGACTTAAATTTGAGCGCCACCACATGGTTCCTTGCTCATATGCTGATTATCAGACTGCTTCCGAGGGTGAGATGCCAGATTTGTGGTGGAAAACTTACCAGAAGTTGTCTTGA
- the topA gene encoding type I DNA topoisomerase, producing the protein MAKNLVIVESPAKAKTIEGFLGKDYIVKSSFGHVRDLAKNGLSIDIDKGFAPHYEVSEDKKKVITELKKLSKDAEIIWLATDEDREGEAISWHLKEALELPDSRTKRITFNEITKPAIQNAIKNPRKIDKHLVDAQQARRVLDRLVGFELSPVLWKKVKPSLSAGRVQSVAVRIIVDREREINDFKAETFYRFVGVFLVDGKHLVKAELNKRFTKKKDALDFLEKCTNAKFKVADLVTKPAKRSPAAPFTTSTLQQEASRKIGMSVARTMSVAQKLYEAGFITYMRTDSVNLSDTAIDGAKNAITKLYGAKYSNPRKFQTKSKGAQEAHEAIRPTYLDKQTVPGDASEQKLYELIWKRTVASQMADALLEKTTVTIGISTTTEQFIAQGEVIKFDGFLKVYLESTDDENTEEENESMLPPMKVGQALDVSEITGTQRFTHHPARYTEASLVKKLEELGIGRPSTYAPTISTIQKRGYVVREEREGVKRNYDVFTLKKGKISEEIKTENTGAEKGKLFPTDIGIVVNDFLVKNFGDVLDFSFTASVEKEFDDIAQGMLKWNEMIRRFYGPFHKDVEETLETSDRATGERELGKDPETGKKVVVKIGRYGPMVMIGDADDEEKPRFASLRKEQSIGTITLAEAMDLFKLPRTLGESNGKKVVASVGRFGPYVGHDGVFASLKKADGDDPMTITLERALQLLEEKRKSNAERTIKTFPENKEVQVLKGRWGAFIKVGRKNVRIPKDIEPTDLTLEKCLELAGETKVKKLKAGESTGTGVKKAAAKKATPKKSTAKKTVSKKSASAKTAVKKTTTVKKKSTSVKSAKKRK; encoded by the coding sequence ATGGCAAAAAATCTGGTGATTGTGGAGTCGCCTGCAAAGGCTAAGACCATCGAGGGGTTTTTAGGAAAAGATTATATCGTAAAATCAAGCTTTGGTCACGTTCGTGATTTGGCTAAAAATGGTTTGTCCATTGATATCGATAAAGGATTTGCACCTCATTATGAGGTTTCTGAAGATAAAAAGAAGGTTATTACCGAACTCAAAAAGTTGTCGAAAGATGCAGAGATCATCTGGTTAGCAACGGATGAGGACCGGGAAGGAGAGGCAATTTCATGGCACTTGAAAGAGGCGTTGGAGTTACCCGATTCCCGTACCAAGCGTATTACATTTAATGAAATTACTAAACCGGCAATTCAAAACGCGATTAAAAATCCGCGGAAAATTGATAAACATCTGGTTGATGCACAGCAAGCTAGAAGGGTTTTGGACCGTTTGGTGGGATTTGAATTATCTCCAGTCTTATGGAAAAAGGTGAAACCTTCGCTTTCTGCGGGACGAGTTCAATCGGTTGCAGTACGTATTATCGTAGATCGTGAAAGGGAGATTAACGATTTTAAAGCAGAGACATTTTATCGATTTGTTGGTGTCTTTTTAGTGGATGGAAAGCACCTGGTGAAAGCAGAATTAAATAAGCGTTTTACCAAGAAAAAAGACGCTCTTGATTTTCTGGAAAAATGTACGAATGCAAAATTCAAAGTGGCCGATTTGGTGACTAAACCTGCCAAACGTTCTCCAGCCGCACCATTTACAACATCTACTTTACAACAAGAAGCATCACGTAAAATCGGAATGTCGGTGGCCCGTACCATGAGCGTTGCTCAAAAACTATACGAGGCAGGGTTCATTACTTATATGCGTACCGATTCCGTAAATTTATCCGATACAGCTATTGATGGAGCAAAGAATGCAATCACCAAATTATATGGTGCTAAGTATTCTAATCCTCGCAAATTCCAGACAAAATCCAAAGGAGCACAAGAGGCCCACGAAGCCATTCGTCCAACTTACCTCGATAAGCAGACTGTTCCGGGTGATGCATCAGAACAAAAATTATATGAACTGATTTGGAAGAGAACCGTAGCTTCTCAAATGGCAGATGCATTATTGGAAAAAACCACGGTTACCATTGGAATTTCCACTACAACCGAACAATTTATTGCACAGGGTGAAGTAATTAAATTCGATGGTTTTCTAAAAGTATATTTAGAGTCAACCGACGATGAAAATACCGAGGAGGAAAATGAATCCATGTTGCCTCCAATGAAAGTTGGACAAGCATTAGATGTTTCTGAAATCACCGGAACTCAACGATTCACGCATCACCCTGCTCGCTATACTGAAGCAAGTTTGGTGAAAAAGTTAGAGGAACTAGGTATTGGCCGACCATCAACTTACGCACCAACCATCTCTACCATTCAAAAGCGCGGCTATGTAGTTCGTGAAGAACGTGAAGGCGTAAAAAGAAATTATGATGTTTTCACACTGAAAAAGGGGAAAATTTCTGAAGAGATAAAAACAGAAAATACCGGAGCTGAAAAGGGGAAATTATTCCCTACCGATATAGGAATTGTTGTAAATGATTTTCTGGTAAAGAACTTTGGTGATGTGCTTGATTTTAGTTTCACTGCTTCTGTAGAAAAAGAGTTCGATGATATTGCTCAGGGGATGTTGAAATGGAATGAAATGATTCGCCGTTTTTACGGACCATTTCATAAAGATGTGGAGGAAACCTTAGAGACATCTGACCGCGCAACAGGTGAACGTGAATTAGGTAAAGATCCGGAGACCGGGAAAAAAGTAGTGGTGAAAATTGGTCGTTATGGACCAATGGTAATGATAGGTGATGCAGATGATGAAGAAAAACCACGTTTTGCTTCTTTGCGTAAAGAACAAAGTATAGGTACGATCACCCTCGCCGAAGCAATGGATCTTTTCAAACTTCCTCGTACGCTGGGAGAATCCAATGGTAAAAAAGTAGTTGCAAGCGTCGGACGATTCGGTCCATATGTAGGTCACGATGGCGTTTTCGCTTCCTTGAAAAAAGCAGATGGGGATGACCCAATGACCATCACGCTTGAAAGAGCGCTACAGCTGTTGGAAGAAAAACGGAAGTCGAATGCAGAACGTACAATAAAAACATTCCCTGAAAATAAGGAAGTGCAAGTATTGAAAGGAAGATGGGGAGCGTTTATTAAAGTGGGACGTAAAAATGTACGTATTCCAAAAGATATTGAACCAACTGACCTTACGCTGGAGAAGTGTTTAGAATTAGCCGGAGAAACCAAGGTTAAAAAATTAAAAGCTGGAGAGAGTACTGGCACTGGTGTAAAGAAAGCAGCAGCAAAAAAGGCGACGCCAAAAAAATCGACCGCAAAAAAAACGGTAAGTAAGAAGTCAGCTTCCGCAAAAACTGCAGTAAAAAAGACAACAACCGTAAAAAAGAAAAGCACTTCAGTTAAATCAGCGAAAAAGCGCAAATAA
- the miaB gene encoding tRNA (N6-isopentenyl adenosine(37)-C2)-methylthiotransferase MiaB — protein MAGNAEHMMEESRQGEAMVLESSTSNPNNGKKLLLESYGCQMNFSDSEIVASILVGAGFSTTRDADEADVVLINTCAIRDNAEQRVRNRLQEFHSKKRNKPSLVVGVLGCMAERLKSKLLEEEKLVDIVVGPDAYRDLPQLIAQVEGGQKAVNVLLSREETYADINPIRLDSNGVSAFVSIMRGCDNMCSFCVVPFTRGRERSRDPESIVHEVKYLFDQGYREVTLLGQNVDSYKWNMNGKGEILDASKPTLNFAGLLAKVAEVSPLLRVRFSTSHPKDMTDEVLEVMAAYENICKYIHLPVQSGNSEILEKMNRGYSREWYLDRIKAIRRYMPDCAISTDIITGFCSETDEQHKETISLMEEVKYDFAYMFKYSERPKTLAERKFEDDIPEEIKNKRLTEVIELQQQHSLLSNKKAVGKVHRVLVEGVSKRSKEHLYGRNTQNTVVVFPKENYNKGEYVNVLVEECTAATLMGKAVK, from the coding sequence ATGGCAGGGAATGCTGAACATATGATGGAGGAAAGTCGCCAGGGCGAGGCGATGGTATTAGAATCGAGCACATCGAATCCTAATAATGGTAAAAAATTACTTCTGGAAAGCTACGGATGCCAGATGAATTTTTCGGATTCGGAAATAGTTGCATCTATATTAGTGGGTGCCGGGTTTAGCACTACCCGCGATGCCGACGAAGCCGATGTGGTTTTAATAAATACATGTGCCATTCGCGATAATGCCGAGCAAAGGGTAAGAAACCGGTTGCAGGAATTCCATAGCAAAAAACGAAATAAGCCCTCGTTGGTAGTTGGCGTTTTAGGCTGTATGGCGGAACGATTAAAATCGAAATTACTCGAAGAAGAAAAGCTGGTGGACATTGTTGTTGGTCCGGATGCCTACCGGGATCTACCGCAATTAATAGCACAAGTTGAAGGGGGTCAAAAAGCCGTTAACGTTTTACTTTCCCGGGAAGAAACCTATGCCGATATCAACCCGATTCGATTAGATAGTAATGGTGTATCGGCCTTTGTTTCTATTATGCGGGGTTGTGATAATATGTGTTCATTTTGTGTAGTACCTTTTACACGAGGAAGAGAGAGAAGCCGCGATCCGGAATCCATTGTTCACGAAGTGAAATACCTGTTTGACCAGGGCTACCGCGAAGTGACTTTGTTGGGCCAGAATGTAGATTCCTACAAATGGAATATGAACGGGAAAGGAGAAATCCTTGACGCCTCTAAACCTACTTTAAATTTTGCCGGCTTATTGGCGAAAGTAGCAGAAGTATCACCCCTTTTACGAGTACGCTTTTCTACCTCACATCCAAAGGATATGACGGATGAAGTTTTAGAAGTAATGGCTGCATATGAAAACATTTGCAAATACATCCATTTACCGGTTCAATCCGGAAATTCTGAAATTCTAGAAAAGATGAACCGGGGCTATAGCCGTGAATGGTATCTGGACCGCATAAAAGCTATTCGCCGGTATATGCCGGATTGTGCGATTTCTACCGATATCATAACCGGTTTCTGCAGCGAAACTGATGAGCAGCATAAAGAAACGATTTCACTGATGGAAGAAGTTAAATATGATTTTGCTTACATGTTTAAATATTCTGAACGTCCGAAAACCCTTGCGGAAAGAAAATTTGAGGATGATATTCCTGAAGAAATTAAAAATAAGCGTTTGACTGAAGTGATCGAGTTGCAACAACAACACTCCCTGCTCAGTAATAAAAAAGCTGTAGGAAAAGTTCACCGCGTTCTTGTAGAAGGAGTATCAAAACGTTCGAAGGAACATTTATACGGACGTAATACCCAAAATACAGTAGTTGTTTTTCCTAAAGAGAATTACAATAAAGGTGAGTATGTAAACGTCTTAGTAGAAGAATGCACCGCAGCAACCTTAATGGGCAAAGCGGTAAAATGA
- a CDS encoding sigma-54 dependent transcriptional regulator — MQNITSIKQRFGIIGNSPLLNRAIEVASQVASTDLSVLVTGESGTGKEIMPQIIHNLSPRKHGPYIAVNCGAIPEGTIDSELFGHEKGAFTGAHESRKGYFEVANTGTIFLDEVAELPLQTQARLLRVLETGEYIKVGSSKVMKTDVRIIAATNVNIPEAIRKGKFREDLYYRLNTVPIFIPSLRERKDDIQLLFRKFASDFAEKYRMPAVKLNDEAMHLLSNYSWPGNIRQLKNIAEQISVIETDREINAVQLSQYLPKETAGLPAVVGLGGSASEMSEREILYKIIFDMRSELNDLKSVVVDLMQGRNPEMNFNTESSPLVKRILNDAENGNIAVEGTISRPVVANPIVHSNMPHFAEEIEEHEEVEESLSLEEREKDLIKKALQKHRNKRKHAAEELGISERTLYRKIKEYNIK; from the coding sequence TTGCAAAATATTACCAGCATAAAACAACGGTTTGGAATTATAGGTAATTCTCCATTGCTGAATCGTGCCATTGAAGTTGCCTCTCAGGTTGCTTCTACCGATTTATCCGTTTTGGTAACGGGAGAAAGCGGTACCGGTAAGGAAATAATGCCTCAGATTATTCATAATCTTAGTCCACGAAAACACGGTCCGTACATCGCCGTAAACTGCGGAGCCATTCCGGAGGGAACCATTGATTCGGAATTATTTGGTCACGAAAAAGGTGCATTTACAGGTGCTCATGAATCGCGGAAAGGGTATTTTGAGGTGGCCAATACGGGTACCATTTTTTTAGATGAAGTAGCAGAACTTCCTTTACAAACACAAGCGCGGTTATTACGCGTTTTGGAAACCGGAGAATACATTAAAGTTGGTTCTTCGAAGGTGATGAAAACGGATGTCCGCATTATTGCAGCAACCAATGTGAACATACCCGAAGCCATCCGGAAAGGAAAATTTCGCGAAGATTTATATTATCGTTTAAATACTGTTCCGATTTTTATTCCTTCACTTCGTGAGCGAAAGGATGACATTCAATTATTGTTTAGAAAATTTGCTTCAGATTTTGCTGAAAAATACCGGATGCCAGCCGTAAAATTAAATGACGAGGCCATGCATTTGTTAAGCAATTACTCCTGGCCGGGAAATATTCGTCAATTAAAAAATATAGCGGAACAAATCTCCGTCATTGAAACGGACCGCGAGATAAACGCCGTGCAGTTAAGTCAATATTTACCAAAAGAAACAGCAGGATTACCTGCCGTAGTTGGATTAGGTGGAAGTGCGTCTGAAATGAGTGAGCGGGAAATTCTATACAAGATCATTTTCGATATGCGCAGTGAATTGAATGATTTAAAATCGGTGGTGGTAGATTTAATGCAGGGGCGAAATCCCGAAATGAACTTTAATACCGAAAGTAGTCCACTTGTAAAACGCATATTGAATGATGCTGAAAACGGCAACATTGCTGTAGAAGGCACCATCTCCCGTCCTGTAGTTGCCAATCCGATTGTCCATTCGAACATGCCTCATTTTGCAGAAGAGATTGAAGAACACGAAGAGGTGGAGGAATCGCTTTCGCTGGAGGAAAGGGAAAAAGATCTGATTAAGAAAGCACTTCAAAAGCATCGCAACAAGCGCAAACATGCGGCTGAAGAATTAGGAATTTCTGAGCGGACATTGTATCGAAAAATTAAAGAGTATAATATCAAGTGA
- a CDS encoding tetratricopeptide repeat-containing protein: MNKDQFIAMIKGDGHPQISHYPAISMLSHKYPWSQAIQIVKTRILHDEKSTEYLEQLKLTSALTSDRKQLYRFIMQKALVEKLIALDEEITTELNSESEIKEIPENERVISTVSSEVEPLHFKLSDDILKEESEQPDLENNEKIGTGDVTQKSTNNLVVVTKDILEELIERKINEVIVPEKKEKEQEISSLPVQEEFHSTEASEEIIISNEAAEKENIAEHYDDLEKQFLWEAVNATIQVDVMKDLEKLPELEVENPIESPKIQTLRPQKPSEKPSVEESFNWEQPHSFLNWLVPKKEDSEGKNNIPVEDLVEQFLKNDPKITPQKVEFYTPGNVAKLSIADNEDFVSETLASIYEKQGYYAKAIRVYEKLSLKIPGKSAYFASRIKELESLKNNKTK, from the coding sequence ATGAATAAAGATCAGTTCATAGCGATGATTAAAGGGGATGGCCATCCACAAATTAGCCATTACCCGGCTATTTCCATGCTAAGTCATAAATACCCCTGGAGTCAGGCCATACAAATTGTAAAGACCCGGATATTGCATGATGAAAAAAGCACGGAATATCTGGAGCAATTAAAACTTACTTCTGCATTAACATCGGATCGAAAGCAGTTGTATCGTTTTATCATGCAAAAAGCATTGGTTGAAAAGCTGATTGCGTTGGATGAAGAAATCACAACTGAACTCAATTCGGAAAGTGAAATAAAAGAAATCCCGGAAAATGAAAGGGTGATCAGCACCGTCTCCTCCGAAGTAGAACCTTTACATTTCAAATTAAGTGATGATATCCTCAAGGAGGAATCTGAGCAACCTGATTTAGAAAACAATGAAAAAATAGGTACAGGTGACGTCACTCAGAAATCAACTAATAATTTAGTTGTTGTAACTAAAGATATTCTTGAAGAATTAATCGAGCGAAAAATTAATGAGGTTATTGTTCCCGAAAAGAAAGAAAAGGAACAAGAAATTAGTTCATTACCTGTTCAGGAAGAATTCCATTCAACCGAAGCATCAGAGGAAATAATAATTTCGAATGAGGCTGCAGAAAAAGAAAATATTGCAGAGCACTACGATGATTTGGAAAAGCAATTTTTATGGGAGGCCGTAAACGCGACCATTCAGGTGGACGTGATGAAAGATTTGGAGAAGTTACCGGAATTAGAAGTTGAAAATCCCATAGAATCGCCCAAAATTCAAACTTTACGTCCGCAAAAACCAAGCGAAAAACCAAGTGTGGAAGAGTCATTTAATTGGGAACAACCTCATTCTTTTTTGAATTGGCTTGTGCCTAAAAAGGAGGATTCCGAAGGCAAAAACAACATCCCGGTTGAAGACCTTGTAGAGCAATTTTTGAAAAATGATCCTAAAATTACCCCTCAGAAAGTGGAGTTCTACACCCCCGGAAATGTAGCAAAACTATCGATAGCCGACAACGAAGACTTTGTTTCTGAGACACTTGCGAGCATTTACGAGAAACAAGGTTATTATGCCAAGGCGATTCGGGTATATGAAAAATTAAGTTTGAAAATTCCAGGAAAATCCGCTTACTTTGCGTCCCGCATTAAAGAGCTGGAATCGCTTAAAAACAATAAAACAAAATAA